In Hydrogenovibrio thermophilus, the following are encoded in one genomic region:
- the accA gene encoding acetyl-CoA carboxylase carboxyl transferase subunit alpha has translation MKLDFLDFEQPIAELEAKIDELRHLDGQDMDLLKEVSALEEKSKNLTQSIFSRLSDVQVAQVARHPQRPYMLDYLKEIFTDFKEMHGDRAFADDAAIVGGLARIDGQPVMVIGQEKGRDTKEKIRRNFGMPRPEGYRKALRLMKTAERFNLPILTFIDTPGAYPGINAEERGQSEAIARNLIEMSELTVPVICTVIGEGGSGGALAIGVGDVTMMMQYSTYSVISPEGCASILWKDAANAADAASALGITAPRLKELGLIDIIIDEPLGGAHRNPKAAASALKQALLSQMETLSKQPVDALLENRYQRYMQYGNFDVA, from the coding sequence ATGAAACTGGATTTTTTAGATTTTGAACAACCGATTGCGGAATTGGAAGCCAAGATCGACGAGTTGCGTCATTTGGACGGGCAGGACATGGATTTGTTGAAAGAAGTGTCGGCGTTGGAAGAGAAGAGTAAAAACCTGACGCAATCCATCTTCAGTCGTTTGTCGGATGTTCAGGTCGCTCAAGTGGCGCGTCACCCGCAGCGTCCGTATATGTTGGATTACCTGAAAGAAATCTTTACCGACTTTAAAGAAATGCACGGCGACCGTGCGTTTGCCGATGATGCGGCGATTGTAGGTGGTCTGGCGCGTATTGACGGTCAGCCGGTCATGGTGATTGGCCAGGAAAAGGGGCGTGACACCAAAGAAAAAATCCGCCGTAATTTTGGCATGCCACGTCCGGAAGGGTATCGTAAAGCGCTGCGTCTGATGAAAACGGCCGAGCGTTTCAATTTGCCGATTTTAACCTTTATCGACACGCCGGGTGCTTATCCGGGCATCAACGCCGAAGAACGCGGTCAATCCGAAGCCATTGCCCGTAACTTGATTGAAATGTCCGAGTTGACGGTGCCGGTGATTTGTACGGTCATCGGTGAAGGCGGCTCCGGCGGCGCCTTGGCCATCGGTGTTGGTGATGTGACCATGATGATGCAATACAGCACCTACTCGGTGATTTCGCCGGAGGGTTGTGCGTCTATTTTGTGGAAAGACGCTGCCAATGCCGCCGATGCCGCGTCGGCACTCGGCATTACTGCGCCAAGACTGAAAGAGCTAGGTTTGATTGACATCATTATCGATGAGCCATTGGGTGGCGCGCACCGTAACCCGAAAGCGGCAGCCTCAGCGCTGAAGCAGGCTCTGTTGAGTCAAATGGAAACCTTGTCGAAACAGCCGGTGGATGCTTTGTTGGAAAACCGTTACCAGCGCTATATGCAATACGGTAACTTCGACGTGGCGTAA
- the kdsA gene encoding 3-deoxy-8-phosphooctulonate synthase — protein MNLCGFNVGIDQPLFLIAGPCVIESEQLAIDTAGQLKDLTDSLGIPFIFKSSYDKANRSSTKSFRGLGIEEGLRILQKVKDEVGVPVLTDVHEDTPLDEVASVVDVMQTPAFLVRQTNFIQNVCRQGLPVNIKKGQFQAPWDMDQVVLKAREVGNDQIMVCDRGTSFGYNTLISDMRGLASMRQTGCPVVFDATHSVQQPGGQGTTSGGQREMVPVLARAAVAAGVSGVFMETHPDPANALSDGPNMWPLGNLKPLLETLKAVDDVVKDKGFIENLS, from the coding sequence ATGAATTTATGCGGTTTTAACGTTGGTATCGACCAACCTTTATTTTTAATTGCCGGTCCGTGTGTGATCGAATCTGAACAATTGGCGATTGATACGGCGGGGCAACTGAAAGACTTGACCGATTCGTTGGGCATTCCGTTTATTTTCAAATCGTCTTATGATAAAGCGAATCGTTCGTCCACCAAAAGCTTCCGTGGCTTGGGGATTGAAGAAGGATTGCGCATCTTGCAAAAAGTGAAAGACGAAGTCGGTGTGCCGGTTTTGACGGATGTTCATGAAGACACCCCTTTGGATGAAGTGGCGTCGGTGGTGGATGTGATGCAAACGCCGGCCTTCTTGGTGCGCCAGACCAATTTTATTCAAAACGTCTGTCGCCAAGGCCTGCCGGTCAATATCAAAAAAGGCCAGTTCCAGGCGCCGTGGGATATGGATCAAGTGGTATTGAAAGCCCGTGAAGTCGGAAACGATCAGATCATGGTCTGTGATCGCGGCACTTCATTTGGTTACAACACTTTGATTTCCGATATGCGCGGCTTGGCATCCATGCGCCAAACCGGTTGCCCGGTGGTGTTTGATGCGACGCATTCCGTACAACAACCGGGTGGGCAAGGCACCACTTCCGGTGGACAGCGCGAAATGGTTCCGGTTTTGGCACGTGCCGCGGTGGCGGCTGGCGTGTCCGGCGTCTTTATGGAAACCCATCCGGATCCCGCTAATGCCTTGTCGGACGGCCCGAATATGTGGCCGCTGGGGAACTTGAAGCCTTTATTGGAAACCTTGAAAGCGGTTGACGATGTGGTCAAGGACAAAGGCTTTATTGAAAACCTGTCATAA
- the surE gene encoding 5'/3'-nucleotidase SurE, with product MKILLSNDDGYDAPGIRALWQCMHRLNVHSDIRLIAPDRNRSAASNSLTLMEPLRITRHEDAIYSVNGTPTDCVHLGINGALDFQPEMVISGINAGANMGDDVLYSGTVAAATEGRFLGKPSIAVSLCGDRHFETAAEVVTRLFKDFQKLPLDKSTILNINVPDIPVEELNGIQITRQGKRHCSEQVVRTKDPRGKPIYWVGPAGEAEDASEGTDFHAVENGYASVTPLKIDLTHYEMQALLKGWFEENP from the coding sequence ATGAAAATCTTGTTATCCAACGATGACGGCTATGACGCTCCAGGCATTCGGGCGTTGTGGCAGTGTATGCATCGTCTGAATGTACACTCCGATATTCGGCTTATTGCGCCGGACCGAAACCGCAGTGCGGCCAGTAACTCTCTGACTTTGATGGAACCGCTTCGAATTACCCGGCATGAAGATGCCATTTACAGTGTGAACGGCACGCCGACCGATTGTGTGCATTTGGGCATCAATGGTGCTCTGGACTTTCAACCCGAAATGGTGATTTCCGGTATTAATGCCGGCGCCAATATGGGGGACGATGTCCTTTATTCCGGTACGGTCGCTGCGGCCACGGAAGGACGTTTTTTAGGTAAACCGTCCATTGCGGTGTCTTTGTGTGGGGATCGCCATTTTGAGACCGCCGCTGAGGTGGTGACACGCCTGTTCAAAGATTTTCAAAAATTGCCGTTGGATAAATCCACTATTCTCAATATCAATGTCCCGGATATCCCGGTTGAAGAATTGAACGGCATTCAAATTACACGACAGGGTAAGCGCCATTGTTCGGAGCAGGTGGTGCGTACCAAAGACCCGCGTGGTAAGCCCATTTACTGGGTCGGCCCGGCCGGTGAGGCGGAGGATGCTTCCGAGGGAACGGATTTCCATGCGGTCGAAAATGGTTATGCGTCGGTCACGCCGTTGAAAATCGACTTAACCCATTATGAAATGCAAGCACTGCTAAAAGGCTGGTTTGAAGAGAATCCATGA
- the eno gene encoding phosphopyruvate hydratase, which translates to MSLIKDIKARQVIDSRGNPTVEADVILEDGSKGRGISPSGASTGSREAIELRDGDASKFGGKGVLKAVNNINTEIKACLLGKDATDQAAIDNAMIELDGTDNKARLGANAILAVSIAVAQAAAKSKGLPLYAYLKTDDYKMPVPMMNIINGGEHADNSVDFQEFMIMPVGAPSMSEAIRYGAEIFHALKKVLHDKGYNTAVGDEGGFAPDLKSNEEAIQVILEAIEKAGYKAGEDIMIAMDAASSELYKDGQYYLASENKTLSSNEMVDLLSGWVSKYPIISIEDGLDESDWDGFKYQTEKDGQRLQIVGDDLFVTNPKILKEGIEKGIANSILIKINQIGTLTETFQAIQMAKDAGYTAVVSHRSGETEDTVIADIAVATGSGQIKTGSMSRTDRIAKYNQLIRIEEELGDAAVYPGKDAFYNLK; encoded by the coding sequence ATGTCATTGATTAAAGATATCAAAGCTCGTCAAGTCATCGACTCACGTGGTAACCCTACGGTGGAAGCCGATGTCATCTTGGAAGACGGCTCAAAAGGTCGTGGTATTTCTCCGTCTGGTGCGTCAACGGGTTCTCGTGAAGCCATTGAATTGCGTGACGGTGATGCGTCAAAATTCGGCGGTAAAGGCGTTTTAAAAGCGGTTAATAATATTAACACCGAAATCAAAGCCTGCCTGCTAGGCAAAGACGCAACCGACCAAGCGGCGATTGACAATGCAATGATCGAGTTGGACGGAACCGACAATAAGGCCCGTTTGGGGGCTAATGCGATTTTGGCGGTTTCGATTGCGGTGGCGCAAGCGGCGGCAAAATCCAAGGGCTTGCCATTGTATGCTTACTTGAAAACCGACGATTACAAAATGCCGGTTCCGATGATGAACATCATCAACGGTGGGGAGCATGCCGATAACTCGGTGGATTTCCAGGAATTCATGATTATGCCGGTTGGTGCGCCATCCATGTCCGAAGCCATTCGTTACGGTGCGGAGATTTTCCATGCGTTGAAAAAAGTATTGCATGACAAAGGTTACAACACCGCCGTCGGTGATGAAGGTGGTTTTGCACCGGATCTGAAATCCAACGAAGAAGCGATTCAGGTGATTTTGGAAGCGATCGAAAAAGCCGGTTACAAAGCGGGTGAAGACATTATGATCGCGATGGACGCGGCCTCTTCCGAATTGTACAAAGACGGCCAATATTACCTGGCTTCGGAAAACAAAACCCTGTCTTCCAATGAAATGGTTGATTTGCTGTCCGGTTGGGTCAGCAAGTATCCGATTATTTCGATTGAAGACGGTTTGGACGAGTCCGACTGGGACGGTTTCAAATATCAAACGGAAAAAGACGGTCAGCGTTTGCAGATCGTGGGCGACGACTTGTTCGTGACCAATCCTAAGATTTTGAAAGAAGGAATCGAAAAAGGCATCGCCAACTCGATTTTGATCAAGATCAACCAAATCGGTACGCTAACGGAAACTTTCCAAGCGATTCAAATGGCCAAAGATGCCGGTTACACGGCCGTGGTGTCTCACCGTTCCGGTGAAACCGAAGATACAGTCATTGCCGATATCGCTGTGGCGACCGGTTCGGGGCAAATCAAAACCGGTTCCATGTCCAGAACGGATCGTATCGCCAAGTACAATCAATTGATTCGTATTGAGGAAGAATTGGGCGACGCGGCCGTTTACCCTGGAAAAGACGCGTTTTATAACCTGAAATAA
- a CDS encoding FtsB family cell division protein, with translation MKIIYIALAIVILILQVRLLSSDGGVGELLSLQKNLDELHSKIDVLEQNNALLRKEVKDLQSSTQAIETIARQKLGMIGEDEAFIKIIELPKSQPKAVEKQTDMESNEATETPSNSLP, from the coding sequence TTGAAAATTATCTACATTGCACTCGCAATTGTTATTTTGATTCTACAGGTTCGCTTACTGTCATCGGACGGTGGCGTGGGCGAACTGCTATCCCTTCAAAAAAATCTCGATGAACTGCATTCTAAAATCGATGTGTTGGAACAAAACAACGCCTTGCTTCGTAAAGAGGTGAAGGATTTGCAATCCAGTACGCAAGCGATTGAAACCATTGCCCGACAAAAACTGGGCATGATTGGTGAGGATGAGGCTTTCATTAAGATTATCGAGTTACCGAAATCACAACCAAAAGCGGTTGAAAAACAAACCGATATGGAAAGTAACGAGGCTACTGAAACGCCTTCGAATTCTTTGCCGTAA
- a CDS encoding CTP synthase, whose translation MTKFIFVTGGVVSSLGKGIAAASLGSLLEARGLKVSMLKMDPYINVDPGTMSPFQHGEVFVTDDGAETDLDLGHYERFVQRNFTKRNSFSTGQVYEKVIRNERRGDYLGGTVQVIPHITDEIKHRIKLAAAGADVALVEVGGTVGDIESLPFLEAIRQLGVEVGRERAMFMHLTLLPYIAVAGEVKTKPTQHSVKELRSIGIQPDILICRSERPLEESEKRKIALFTNVEEQAVINSLDARTIYEVPRMLHEQGLDELVTNRFRLNVPVADLSDWDKVVDAQLNPKKSVDIAMVGKYVDLTEAYKSLIEALVHGGIQTLTQVNIHYIDSEDIEKSGTGVIEEMDAILVPGGFGERGVEGKIQAIRYARENKVPYLGICLGMQMAVVEYARHVAGLTNAHSTELDPKTPTPVVALITEWTDEDGKVIERDETVDLGGTMRLGGQGCLLAKGSKMQQIYGQELIRERHRHRYEVNDGYIARLEAAGLKISGRSEDGNLVETIEIEDHPWFVACQFHPEFTSTPRNGHPLFKAFVEAANEYKENS comes from the coding sequence ATGACAAAGTTTATATTCGTTACTGGCGGTGTTGTTTCTTCCTTAGGAAAAGGGATTGCCGCTGCCTCCCTCGGGTCGCTTCTGGAAGCCAGAGGCCTCAAAGTCAGTATGTTAAAGATGGATCCGTATATCAACGTCGATCCAGGCACCATGAGTCCGTTCCAACATGGCGAAGTGTTCGTTACCGACGATGGCGCGGAAACCGACTTGGATTTGGGGCATTACGAGCGCTTTGTACAACGTAACTTCACCAAGCGAAACAGCTTCTCCACCGGTCAGGTGTATGAAAAGGTGATTCGCAATGAACGTCGCGGTGATTATTTGGGTGGCACCGTTCAGGTGATTCCGCACATTACCGATGAAATCAAACATCGCATCAAGTTGGCCGCCGCCGGTGCGGATGTCGCCTTGGTGGAAGTCGGCGGCACCGTTGGTGACATCGAATCCTTACCGTTCTTGGAAGCCATCCGTCAGTTGGGCGTGGAAGTCGGTCGTGAACGCGCCATGTTCATGCATCTGACCTTGTTGCCATACATCGCGGTGGCCGGTGAAGTGAAAACCAAACCCACCCAACACTCGGTCAAAGAATTACGTTCCATCGGGATTCAACCGGATATTTTGATCTGTCGTTCCGAGCGTCCGTTGGAAGAATCGGAAAAACGCAAAATCGCGCTGTTCACCAATGTGGAAGAACAAGCGGTTATCAATTCGCTGGATGCGCGTACCATTTATGAAGTACCAAGAATGTTGCATGAGCAAGGCTTGGATGAGCTGGTCACCAACCGCTTCCGTTTGAATGTTCCGGTCGCGGATTTGTCCGACTGGGATAAAGTGGTTGACGCGCAATTGAACCCGAAAAAATCGGTGGACATTGCCATGGTCGGAAAATACGTCGATTTAACCGAAGCCTACAAGTCGTTGATTGAAGCGTTAGTGCACGGTGGCATTCAGACGTTGACGCAAGTGAATATTCACTACATAGACTCAGAAGACATCGAAAAATCCGGTACAGGCGTGATTGAAGAAATGGACGCGATTCTGGTGCCGGGCGGTTTCGGCGAGCGCGGTGTGGAAGGGAAAATCCAAGCCATCCGCTATGCACGTGAAAACAAAGTGCCGTATTTGGGGATTTGCCTGGGCATGCAAATGGCGGTGGTTGAATATGCTCGCCACGTTGCCGGTTTGACCAATGCACACAGTACCGAACTGGACCCGAAAACACCGACACCGGTGGTGGCTTTGATCACCGAATGGACCGATGAAGACGGTAAAGTCATTGAGCGTGATGAAACCGTTGATTTGGGTGGCACCATGCGTTTGGGCGGCCAAGGCTGTCTGCTGGCGAAAGGCAGTAAAATGCAACAGATTTACGGTCAGGAATTGATTCGCGAGCGTCATCGCCACCGTTACGAAGTGAATGACGGTTACATCGCCAGATTGGAAGCGGCCGGCTTGAAAATTTCCGGGCGTTCCGAAGATGGAAACCTGGTCGAAACCATTGAAATCGAAGATCACCCTTGGTTTGTGGCATGTCAGTTCCACCCTGAATTTACCTCCACGCCACGAAACGGTCATCCGCTGTTTAAAGCATTTGTGGAAGCGGCGAACGAATACAAAGAAAATTCTTAA
- the ycaO gene encoding 30S ribosomal protein S12 methylthiotransferase accessory factor YcaO, which translates to MVEQTFIKGKDACLEDSITRMQGLLASAGFDIEEASWLNPVPNVYSVHIRDKQCPALFTNGKGASRKATLASALGEFFERLETNYFFSDFYLDETPDWLYFPDEKVVPCEAFKSLLPDALWAVYDADGDMEGEDLLSLNDATDGIRCLPMVAAGSGETAYFPMNLFSNLYASNGLSAGNTPKEALVQGLSEVFERWVKRRILTENLCLPEVPESVVMQYPNVIRARDALREQGIEVSIRDASLGGHFPVMNVTLFEQKTGRCFASFGAHPIFEVALERTLTESLQGRSLDLLDGFQLPVFDEALVADDENIENHFIDSSGLIHARFISHQYDFEFVAWDFEGDTQSQFDDLVAKVHQQGAEVYYAEYSHFGVPACRIVVPGMSEVFPLHELLDNNQNRGRALRDELEALAQSDAPDRFETAFDAIESLGFSEHQGVANLIGLLPDADSYWKKLKIVELQMWLALANREYETAYDLLQASLYFVDEADMFTFYKALGFALEILMQGDLAAYPLPVQQQLFGKAVVERVWRNINGEEFFGGLPMGMAAFECSRSHQNLLSVYQRVRAVKAEAWKLAD; encoded by the coding sequence ATGGTTGAACAAACGTTTATCAAAGGCAAGGATGCCTGTTTGGAAGATTCCATTACCCGGATGCAGGGGCTGTTGGCATCGGCCGGGTTCGACATTGAAGAAGCTTCTTGGTTGAACCCGGTGCCGAATGTCTATTCCGTTCACATCCGCGATAAGCAGTGCCCGGCCTTGTTCACTAACGGCAAGGGCGCCAGCCGAAAAGCGACTTTGGCCAGTGCCTTGGGTGAGTTTTTCGAGCGTCTGGAGACCAACTATTTTTTTTCCGATTTTTACCTGGATGAAACGCCCGATTGGCTGTACTTCCCGGACGAAAAGGTGGTGCCTTGCGAGGCGTTTAAATCGTTACTGCCTGACGCGCTGTGGGCCGTTTACGACGCTGACGGAGATATGGAAGGCGAGGATTTATTGAGCTTGAACGACGCGACGGATGGCATTCGTTGCTTGCCGATGGTCGCCGCCGGTTCCGGTGAGACGGCTTATTTTCCGATGAACCTGTTCAGTAATCTGTATGCAAGCAACGGGTTGAGTGCGGGGAATACGCCGAAAGAGGCGTTGGTGCAAGGGTTGTCGGAAGTGTTTGAACGTTGGGTGAAGCGTCGTATTTTGACTGAAAACCTCTGTTTGCCGGAAGTGCCGGAGTCGGTGGTGATGCAATATCCGAATGTGATTCGGGCGCGTGACGCATTGCGGGAGCAAGGCATTGAGGTGTCGATTCGCGATGCGTCATTGGGTGGGCACTTCCCGGTGATGAACGTGACTTTGTTTGAACAGAAAACCGGGCGTTGTTTTGCTTCTTTTGGTGCGCACCCCATCTTTGAAGTGGCGCTGGAACGCACCTTGACCGAATCGCTTCAAGGCCGCAGCCTGGATTTGCTCGACGGCTTCCAATTGCCGGTGTTTGATGAAGCCCTGGTGGCGGACGATGAAAACATTGAAAACCACTTTATTGACTCCAGTGGCTTGATTCACGCACGTTTTATTTCCCATCAATACGATTTCGAATTCGTTGCCTGGGATTTTGAAGGCGACACGCAATCTCAATTCGACGACTTGGTGGCTAAAGTCCATCAACAGGGCGCGGAAGTCTATTATGCCGAATATTCGCACTTTGGTGTGCCGGCCTGTCGTATTGTGGTGCCGGGCATGTCGGAAGTATTTCCATTGCATGAGTTGTTGGACAATAACCAAAACCGCGGCCGCGCTTTGCGGGACGAGCTGGAGGCGTTGGCGCAATCCGACGCACCGGATCGGTTTGAAACCGCTTTTGATGCCATCGAATCACTCGGTTTTTCCGAGCATCAGGGCGTGGCCAATTTGATTGGATTATTACCGGACGCGGATTCGTATTGGAAAAAACTGAAAATCGTTGAATTGCAGATGTGGTTGGCGTTGGCCAATCGCGAGTACGAAACCGCCTACGATTTACTGCAGGCCAGTCTGTACTTTGTCGATGAGGCCGACATGTTTACTTTTTACAAAGCGCTTGGGTTTGCATTGGAAATCTTGATGCAGGGCGACTTGGCGGCCTATCCTTTGCCGGTTCAGCAACAGTTGTTTGGCAAAGCCGTGGTGGAACGTGTTTGGCGAAACATTAACGGGGAAGAATTTTTTGGTGGGTTGCCGATGGGAATGGCGGCCTTTGAATGCAGTCGCAGTCATCAAAATTTACTGTCGGTGTACCAACGCGTTCGAGCGGTTAAGGCCGAAGCCTGGAAGCTAGCCGATTAA
- a CDS encoding Smr/MutS family protein, whose translation MSHISDEDKSLFAEAVQGTQKLNPRKTVATVTPKSQPPLRHKRRSTSPEPGQLFQGNDQAWPSRVSAFEYIEYQHPNCSAQDFKRLRKGDFKTRFCLDLHGHTELEAEKALEHFIHEALQSQARYLIIVHGKGYHSESDYPVLKNLVNYRLPQIPDLLGFCSAQPKDGGTGAVYVFLKNQR comes from the coding sequence ATGTCTCACATTTCAGATGAAGATAAATCCCTGTTTGCGGAAGCCGTTCAAGGCACGCAAAAACTGAATCCGCGTAAAACCGTCGCAACGGTTACGCCGAAATCGCAGCCGCCCCTACGTCACAAACGCCGTTCGACTTCACCTGAACCCGGTCAATTATTTCAAGGAAACGACCAGGCCTGGCCGTCTCGCGTATCCGCGTTTGAATACATCGAGTACCAGCATCCAAACTGCTCGGCTCAGGATTTCAAGCGACTACGAAAAGGCGACTTCAAAACACGGTTCTGTCTGGACTTACACGGCCATACCGAGTTGGAAGCCGAAAAGGCCCTGGAGCACTTCATTCACGAAGCACTGCAAAGCCAAGCCCGCTATCTGATTATCGTGCACGGTAAAGGCTATCACTCGGAATCCGATTACCCCGTCCTCAAAAACTTGGTGAACTACCGTTTACCGCAAATTCCCGACTTGCTCGGTTTTTGCAGCGCGCAACCCAAAGACGGTGGCACTGGGGCCGTTTACGTGTTTTTGAAAAACCAGCGTTAG
- the tilS gene encoding tRNA lysidine(34) synthetase TilS: MSFSKVESAVSALADLYPSEYSFLVAFSGGLDSTVLLDALSKRFPAERLRAVYVHHGLQSEADHWEAFTRAFCSARHISYQSVSVTVPDAARQGVESVARQVRYEALYAQLDDKTVLLTAHHQRDQAETFLLGALRGAGVAGLAAMPFEKTVSYDRKPLSHCRPLLQVPYQALKAYAAHYQLNWVEDPSNQDVALKRNFIRHALLPKIHQAWPNPEQSLSQSAERVSESLGLLDDLAEMDLQNCTANHYQLALGPLVSLGMSRVKNALRYWAKTQASQVTLNAKVYDWLETSLQNTNPQAHPKLKQAQCDFYVYRQTLYALPETLPVDYRVAWSAFEPAQWYFSEPFDKRLEIDQAWPKPEFSDWVVRAMTDLEAEALGPKTQLRKWFQTRGVPSWDRNRWPVLEIDGKAVAILGGYTNFSGRD; this comes from the coding sequence ATGTCTTTTTCAAAGGTTGAGTCGGCGGTTTCGGCGCTGGCTGACCTTTATCCCTCCGAATATTCTTTTCTGGTGGCCTTCAGTGGCGGGCTTGACTCCACGGTTTTGCTGGATGCGCTATCGAAACGTTTTCCGGCCGAGCGTTTACGGGCGGTTTATGTTCATCATGGATTGCAGTCCGAAGCGGATCATTGGGAAGCCTTTACCCGGGCTTTTTGTAGCGCTCGGCATATTTCATATCAATCCGTTTCGGTGACGGTACCGGATGCTGCGCGCCAAGGCGTGGAGTCTGTGGCTCGGCAAGTGCGCTATGAAGCGCTTTACGCACAGCTGGATGATAAAACGGTTTTGTTAACCGCGCATCATCAACGTGATCAGGCAGAAACTTTTTTATTAGGCGCTTTGCGCGGTGCCGGAGTCGCCGGTTTGGCGGCCATGCCGTTTGAAAAGACGGTTTCTTATGACCGCAAACCCCTTTCACATTGTCGACCGCTATTGCAGGTGCCGTACCAGGCTTTAAAAGCCTATGCCGCGCATTATCAATTGAACTGGGTGGAAGACCCATCCAACCAAGATGTGGCTTTAAAGCGCAATTTCATCCGTCATGCGTTATTGCCGAAAATCCACCAGGCCTGGCCGAATCCGGAACAATCGTTGTCGCAGAGTGCGGAGCGAGTGTCGGAAAGTTTGGGGTTGTTGGATGATTTAGCGGAAATGGATTTGCAAAATTGTACCGCGAATCACTATCAGTTGGCGTTAGGGCCCCTCGTCAGCTTGGGGATGTCGCGCGTGAAAAACGCCTTGCGTTATTGGGCCAAAACGCAGGCATCGCAGGTAACGCTTAATGCCAAAGTATACGATTGGCTGGAAACCAGTTTGCAAAATACTAACCCGCAGGCGCACCCCAAGCTGAAACAGGCGCAATGCGACTTTTATGTTTACCGACAAACCCTGTATGCGTTGCCGGAAACGTTGCCGGTCGATTATCGTGTCGCTTGGTCGGCGTTTGAACCGGCGCAATGGTATTTTTCTGAGCCGTTCGATAAGCGGTTGGAAATCGACCAGGCCTGGCCGAAACCGGAATTCTCGGACTGGGTGGTGCGAGCCATGACCGATTTGGAAGCTGAAGCGCTTGGCCCGAAAACACAATTAAGAAAGTGGTTTCAAACGCGTGGTGTCCCCTCGTGGGATCGTAACCGTTGGCCGGTTTTGGAAATCGACGGCAAAGCGGTGGCGATTCTAGGCGGTTATACGAATTTTTCCGGCCGGGATTGA
- a CDS encoding protein-L-isoaspartate(D-aspartate) O-methyltransferase — protein sequence MKSLLNQPIEYPNEAYSDAQGVGMTSQRTRNRLVERLMALGITDEAVLNAIRVTPRHLFIDEAMASRAYEDTALPIGHGQTISQPWVVAKMTSWLLADGPLHKVLDVGTGSGYQAAILALLVDEVYSVERIEPLLLRAQQVLKQLRLNNVHANVADGFWGIPSEAPFDGIVCAASPESVPQELLDQLRVGGRLVMPIGGTEQGLFGFVKTETGYTEDYLGPVMFVPMLSGIET from the coding sequence ATGAAAAGTCTGTTAAACCAGCCGATTGAATACCCAAATGAAGCCTATTCTGACGCTCAGGGGGTTGGCATGACATCACAACGCACTCGTAACCGTTTGGTAGAACGCCTGATGGCTTTAGGTATTACAGATGAAGCGGTTTTGAACGCCATTCGAGTGACGCCCAGACATTTATTCATCGATGAAGCCATGGCTTCGCGGGCCTATGAAGACACGGCCTTGCCGATTGGTCACGGTCAGACCATTTCCCAGCCTTGGGTGGTGGCGAAAATGACGTCCTGGTTGCTGGCGGACGGACCTTTGCATAAGGTGTTGGATGTCGGGACCGGTTCAGGCTATCAGGCCGCGATATTGGCTTTGCTGGTGGACGAAGTGTACAGTGTGGAGCGGATTGAGCCGTTATTGCTCCGCGCGCAACAGGTATTGAAGCAGTTAAGGTTAAACAATGTCCATGCCAATGTGGCAGATGGTTTTTGGGGGATTCCTTCTGAAGCGCCGTTTGACGGTATTGTGTGCGCGGCGTCACCGGAGTCGGTACCGCAGGAGCTGTTGGATCAGCTGAGAGTCGGTGGCCGTTTGGTGATGCCAATCGGCGGGACTGAGCAGGGATTGTTCGGCTTTGTCAAAACCGAAACCGGTTACACCGAAGACTATTTGGGGCCGGTAATGTTCGTTCCGATGCTGTCAGGCATCGAAACATAA